CGCCACCGCCGCACCGAGGATGCTCGACGTGTTGTACGCGATTCCCGATCCGGTGTAGCGGACGTTGGTGGGGAACAGCTCGGGCAGCACCGCACTCATCGGACCGAACGTCAGGCCCATCAACACCATGCCGATGATCAGGAAGGTCAGCATCCGGGCGTCGCCCATACCGACGGGGTCGAGGATCACGCCGAACGTCAGGCCGAACACCATCATGACGGCGGTGACGACGAGCAGGGTGATGCGGCGACCGAACCGGTCGGCGAGCCAACCCGCAACCGGAATCGCGGCCGCGAAGAACAGCACCGCCACCAGCTGCAGCACGAGGAAGTCCCGGTACTGGAAACCGGCGCCGTGACCGCCGGCGGCGGGGGTCTTGCCCGTTCCGTAGCTGAGGACCCACGTCGTCATGATGTAGAAGAGCGTGTACGTCGCCAGCATCACGAAGGTGCCGATGATCAGCTGACGCCAGCTGGTCTTGAACACCTCCTTGAGCGGGGTCTTGACCTTCTCGCCGTTCGCGACGGCGCGCGCGAACACCGGCGTCTCCTCGAGCTTGAGCCGGACGTACAGGCCGATCATCACCATCACTGCACTGAGCAGGAACGGGATGCGCCAGCCCCACGACAGGAAGGCGCTGTCCAGATCGGGCGACGAACTGCTCGTGTACCCGAGAGTCAGCGTGATCAGCAGGAACAGGCCGTTCGCGAAGAAGAAGCCGATCGGTGCGCCCAACTGCGGCCACATCGCGGCCCACGCCCGCTTGCCGCTCTTCGCGGTCTCCGTCGCCAGCAGTGCCGCGCCGGACCACTCACCGCCCAGGCCGAGACCCTGACAGAAACGCATCAGCGCCAGCAGCGCCGGCGCCCACAGCCCGACCGCG
This genomic stretch from Prescottella soli harbors:
- a CDS encoding MFS transporter, which encodes MPRSRIVVASMVGTSIEFYDFYIYATAAVSVFPHLFFPKGNDTTALLASFATFGLAFVARPLGSIVFGHFGDRIGRKATLVGSLLTMGIATFLIGLLPTYHAVGLWAPALLALMRFCQGLGLGGEWSGAALLATETAKSGKRAWAAMWPQLGAPIGFFFANGLFLLITLTLGYTSSSSPDLDSAFLSWGWRIPFLLSAVMVMIGLYVRLKLEETPVFARAVANGEKVKTPLKEVFKTSWRQLIIGTFVMLATYTLFYIMTTWVLSYGTGKTPAAGGHGAGFQYRDFLVLQLVAVLFFAAAIPVAGWLADRFGRRITLLVVTAVMMVFGLTFGVILDPVGMGDARMLTFLIIGMVLMGLTFGPMSAVLPELFPTNVRYTGSGIAYNTSSILGAAVAPFIATWLAETYGVGWVGVYLLVASALTFVSLLIMRETKDDSLDNV